The following nucleotide sequence is from Candidatus Saccharimonadales bacterium.
ACACTGACTTCATCTGGCTTGCTGACTAATGATTTAACGATGTATTCAACGAACTGCTGATCAATAGTGGTCATATCGGACTCTCCTAGAACTTACCAACGTAAGCTCATTGTACTTGAAAGACTGTCTACTATGCAATTCCAGCCAGATGAGACAAATATCACAGGGAACGTTAATTACTTTTCTGGCGTGGATTCTTCGGAAGGTTCAGCCGTTTCATCTGTGGCAGGAGCTTCCTGCTCTGCCTCAGCGGCAGGAGCTTCTGCAGGTGGTTCGGCAACTGGTTCGGCTGGCTGCTCCGTAGCCGCCTCAGGTTCGGCCGGAGTCGTCTCGTCAACCTCTGGAACCTTAGCCTTCGGTGCGTCCTTTGGCTGGTTCTTGCGAAGTTTCTCGGGGTTTCGGGTTGATTTCTTTTTATTGTCAGGCTGACGGACCCACTTTGGAACCGTTACCTTCTCGCTTTTTAGGATACTGACAACACGGGGGGTCGGTTGAGCGCCATTCTTGAGATAGAACTCGGCCTTTTCCTTATTGAGCGTGGCTTTCTTGGTGTGTGGGTCGTAGCTGCCAATGTAGGTAACAACGCGGCCGCTGCTGGGGTGAAGTCGAGCGTCTTGAACAGCTACCCTGTAAACAGGGACTTTCTTGCGCCCAAGTCTTTGCAGACGAATAGCTAGCATCTGATAATGGTTCCTCGTTAAACGTACGAAAAGGCTACGTTACAAAACTTATGAGTATTGTAGGGCCTGAAGGTCTGATTGTCAATCTGTTTTACTTCTTAGAATCACCATCATGCTGATGTGATTCGCGGGAGTGAGCATAAAAGTGGAGAGCGTTTTCGGCAGCCTGTTGCTGGGCAGCCTGCTTTGATGACCCGCTTCCCTTGCCGCGTAGGTTTTTGCCGACAAAGGCCCCGATAGTAAAGATCTTGTCGTGGTCTGGACCGTCTTCGCTCAAGAGCCGGTATGAGGGGGTCACTCCCTCTGTACTCTGGGCTATCTCCTGTAGCAGAGACTTGGAGTCTCGCCACGAGCCTGTTCTTAGGATCTCATCAAAGGTAATGATAATGTTGTCTTCGATAAACTTCTTAGTCACTTCATAACCCTGGTCAAGATAGATAGCACCGACGACGGCTTCAAATGAGTTTGCGAGCATCTGTTCACGAGCCCTCTCGCTTCCGGCTCGTCTCTCCCCCTTGCTCATACGTAACACCTCAGAGAAGCCAAGACGCTCTGCCGCCTGGCCGATCGACTCGGTC
It contains:
- the rpsP gene encoding 30S ribosomal protein S16; the encoded protein is MLAIRLQRLGRKKVPVYRVAVQDARLHPSSGRVVTYIGSYDPHTKKATLNKEKAEFYLKNGAQPTPRVVSILKSEKVTVPKWVRQPDNKKKSTRNPEKLRKNQPKDAPKAKVPEVDETTPAEPEAATEQPAEPVAEPPAEAPAAEAEQEAPATDETAEPSEESTPEK
- the rnc gene encoding ribonuclease III, whose product is MQDFERYQSFARTAFGFEFNDPQLLVTAFTHRSYVNEHRSTTKEHNERLEFLGDAVLELIVTEFLFAKYKDPEGVLTSWRSALVRTESIGQAAERLGFSEVLRMSKGERRAGSERAREQMLANSFEAVVGAIYLDQGYEVTKKFIEDNIIITFDEILRTGSWRDSKSLLQEIAQSTEGVTPSYRLLSEDGPDHDKIFTIGAFVGKNLRGKGSGSSKQAAQQQAAENALHFYAHSRESHQHDGDSKK